A region of the Deltaproteobacteria bacterium genome:
GATGTCGTTGATGTCCACGACGAGAAGGTCGCCGGGCTCGGCCCCTTCGACACCGAACGGGCCGCTCAGGTAGTGCACCTTCGAAAGGTCGACATCGCGGATGTCGTTGGCCGACTCGTCGTTGTGGATCTGTCCGCCGGTCCAATCGTAACATTCGACCCGAAACTCATCGCCGGGCTTGAACTGCTCCACGATCGGAATGTCTGGATGCCAGCGATTGTGGGTCTTGACCGCTTGATCCTCAGGCCATTTGTCCATTTCCGCCCGAAACACCGTATTGGGCATCGTTCGTTCCTCCTCCTATGCTCTGTCTCTAACTTCTGTCGCATTGAGTTCGAAGTTGCCGTACGAGTTCGAATAGCCTGTTGCAAATCCACCAGTCCGTGTTTCCGCTGTTTCCTCCTTTCGTGTTGGAGCGCGTACGCGCCGTCCTCTGTCACCGCACACGGTTAAACGAGTCGACGCTATCACAGCCGGGAAAGGAGTACAACGAAAATCAGGCTTGGCTACGGTCAAATGACAGCGATAAATAATAACGAGTTATCATTATCGAGACAGGGCGATCCTGCGCATCCTGGTGACGAATCACGTGGGACAGGACACTAGGAACAAAGCCGAAGTCGCAACTCCCGAAGGGCTTGGTGGAACAACTCCGGGTCCTTGGACAGGGCGGTCTTGTAGAGGGCGTAGCGTTCGTGACCGGCCCAGCGGCTCCATTCGGCGGGGGTCACGCCCGACCCTTCCGCCGCGCTGCGCGCGGCCACCGCCTCCGGGACGGCGGCGGCACTCCACGCATCCGCGTCCAGCACCGGACAGCGCTCGGCCGCAACGCCCGCGCGAGCCCGGGCCAGCGCGTCGAGGAAAGCCGCGAACACCTCCCGCTCCTCGTCCGTGTCCGCAGGCAGGTGGCACAGCGCCCGGCGCTCTTCCATGCTGAAAGCCCGCCAGGTGTTCAGCGACACCCGGATTCCCGTCAGGTCGAGCTTCATGCGCACGTGGAACGGCAGCCGCTCCAGGGTGGGATAGAATGCCGCCTCGAATTGGAACCGGTGGAACATCGTGATGGCCTAATGTCGCGTCCGGGTGCGCTTCACTCGAATACCTGCTCCCGAGTTCCCTTCAGGAAACGGATGCCCCATACCATGACGATGGAGATCACGAAGTTGGCGAAGGCGATCATGAACGGTATCGTGTAGTTGCCGAAGACGTCGTGCAGGAAGCCGCCGAGCCATATCCCCACGGCGCCTCCGACGCCGATGCTCAAGGTGAAGTAGCCGTAAATCGCGCCGAAGTCACGGCCGAGGAAAACGTCCGCGGAAATGGCCGAGAGCACCAGCGCGCGGGAACCCTGACCGAGCCCGTAACAGGCAGCGTACGCGTACAGCAAAATGGGATAGCTGGTGTCGCCGGCCGCTACCAGCGCCAGGATTCCCGCCGACGACACCAGTTGCACCAGCGTGTAGGTCATCTGGTGGCTCAGCACGTCGGTGAGGAACCCGAAGAGGACCCGGCCGAAGATGCTGAACAACCCCATGAGCCCGAGGATGGAGGCGGCAAAAAATGCGTCGTAGCCGATGTCCACGGCGTGCGCCACCTGGTGGTTGGTGATGATCTGATTGCCCATGCTGGCGAACACGCGCGACACGAAGAGCAGCCAGAACATCGTGCTGGTCAGTGCTTCCCAGACCGTCCACTCCCCGCCCGCGGCCGCGGGCTTCGCCTCGGCCTTCCGCGGCGAGGGCGGATCACGCGGCATGAGAACGCCCGAGGGCAGCACCACCAGAACGAACGCCATCACTCCCATGGCCACGTAGGCCAACCGCCAACCCCAGATGTCCACGAAGAACTGTGCCACCGGCAGCAGGACGGCGATGCCGAGGCCGCCGCCGGCCCACGCCAGCCCCATGGCCAGGCCGCGGCGGCGGGTGAACTGGCGCGCGATGATGGCCACGTGGGGGACCATGCCCATGAGCCCGAGTCCCAGCGCCGTGACCACTCCGACCCAGATGTAGAGCTGCCACAGCGAGGTGACCGTGGCGCTGAAGCCCAGGCCCACGGCGAGCAGGATCCCGCCCAGCACCAGGGTCTTGCGCGAACCCCAGCGGTCCACAAGGGAGCCCGCCACCGGCATGGAGAACCCTTCCACCAGCACGGAGATGGACAGCGCCGTGGCGGTGACGCCCCGGGACCAGCCGAAGGCCTGGAACAGGGCGACATAGAACACCGCGTAGGTACCGCGAATGCCGCGGTTGAAGCCCATGTGCAGAAAGCCCAGGGCGACCTGGCCGACACGCTGCGCGTTGTTGGTTGTCACGGTTTGAATCTCGTCTGCCCCTTGCGCAGGAATGACGGAGGTGCGGGACTACAGGAACTCGTCCGTCCAGGCGTCGTACCGCTCCTGGTCCAGGACGAGCTTCATCACGTCGGGGGACGCGGCCTTGTCCTTGAGGCCGGCGGGCGGGTGTCCGGCGCGCAGGTGCGTGTAGGCGTCCTGGAGCGCGCGCACCGCCACCTGGAACGGCATGTGGCCCTGGAGAGCGATGCGCACGCCGTTGGCGGCCAGAAACTCCCGGTCGTGCAGTTCCGGCGGGGTGGTGCCCAACACCACCGGCAGGCGCGTCATGGCGTGGATGGCGGCGACCTGCTCGCGGGAGCGCACGCCGGTGAAGAACACGCCGTCGGCGCCGGCCGCCTCGCACGCCTTCACGCGTTCGGCCAGGGCGTCGACCCCCTGGGTCGCGAGCACGCCGGTGCGTCCCAGGACTACCAGCTCCGGGTCCGTGCGCGCCGACACCGCCGCGCGCACCTTACCGGCGAACTCTTCCAGCGAAATGAACCCGTCGCGCTCCTGTCCGAAGGCCCTGGGCAGGCGCGTGTCCTCGATGGTCAGCGCGGACACGCCCGCGGCCTCCAGTTCCGCCACCGTACGCATGACGCTCAGGGCGTTGCCGTAGCCGTGGTCCGCGTCCACCATCAACGGCAGCCGTCCGGCCCGGACGATGCGGCGCGCCTGCTCCGCGAGCTCCGTCAGCGTCAGCACGACGATGTCCGGCGCCCCCAGCACCGTGGCCGAGGCGACGGAGCCCGCCAGCATGGCGATCTCGAAACCCGCGGCCTCAGCCAGCCGGGCCGATACTGGATCGAAAACGGAAGCCGGGTGACAACAGCCGGAGTCCTGGAGCAGGCCGCGGTACTGCCGGCGACGTTCGGTGACGGTCACGGTTTCTCCTCGACACGGCCGGAGTGTTCCGTGCTCGGCCGAGCCCCGGACACCACGCCGCGGTTCAATGATCAGCGGGACATGACAGTGGGTTTCAATCGCAGATAGTCGTAGCGGTCGCCCGACACGACCTGCACCTCTTCGACACGGACCCCCTTGAGGACGTTGAGCGGGACACTGACTCCCGGTGTGCCCAGGGCCCAGACCTTGCGGTAAAGGTCCGCGAGCCCCGCCACCGGTGCGCCGCCCACCCCCGCGATGAGTTGCCCCGGCTCGAGGCCCGAGCGCGCCGCCGGCCCTCCCCTGGATACACGACGAACCACCACGTGTCTACCCACCTCCTCCATCTGCACGCCCAGCCACGGCCTGCGCCTGGCGCCGGAACTGCCCTTCTGCGCGAGGTCCGACAGGATCGGCTTCAGCAGGTCGATGGGGACGAACATGTTGCCCGGCACGGGCTGGCCCGGGATCGCCTCCGGCACCTGAAGCGAGCCGATGCCAAGCAGCCGGCCGCTCCGGTCGATCAACGCGGCGCCGCCGAAGTTGGCGTGATGCGGCGCGGTGAAGATCGCCTTGTCCAGCAGGTATTCCCAGTAGCCTGCGAACTCCCGGCGCGAGACCACGTAGGCGCCCTGCCCCGACGGACCGTTCTCCGCATGGCTCAGGATCAGCACCTCCGCGCCCTGGTCCAGGCTCTCCGACAAGCCCAGCGACAAGGGCCGCGCGCCTCCCACCGCCGACAAGGCGCGGAGCAGGCCGAATCCCGAGGCGTGATCGTAACCCAGGACCTTGGCCGGCACGGTCCTTCCGGAGGAGTCGGTGACCTGCACCTGCGAAGCCTCCAGGATCAGGTAGCCGATGGTGAGGACGAGGCCCTTGGAGTCGATGATCGCGCCGCTGCCCTCGCGCAACGGCCCCAAGGTGCGGGCCGTGCGCGCCTCCGAAGGTACCTGCGCGCGCACCTTCACGACCGCGTCGAGCGTTTCCGCCGTGAACTCCTGTCCCCGGACCGCGGCGGGGACCACCAGGAACAGGACGAGAATGACGAGGACGACTCTCTTGCTCATGAGACACCTCCGCGGCGCCCAATGTCGGATGCGCGCTCCCGGCACCGTGGCAAGCGCGGGGGCCATCCGCCTGAGCACATCTTACACTCTTTTTCGCGCGCATGCTGCGCTTCACGGACCGGCAAATTTGACACCGTCTCCTCGACGATGGAGGATGAGACATGCTTCGCATCGGCGCCAGCAGTTGCCTCCTGGGCCACCGGGTCCGCTACGACGGCGGCCACAAGGGCCACCGGACCGTCACCGAGACGTTGTCGCGCTACTTCGAGATCATCACCGTTTGTCCGGAGATGGAAGTGGGGATGGGAGTGCCGCGCGAGCCCGTGGACCTCATCGGAGACCCGTGCGCGCCGCGCATGATGGGCCAGCGTTCCGGCCGCGACTGGAGCGGGATCATGCAGCGGCATGGGAGGCGGCGGGCAGCCGAAATGGAGCGCCTCGGGGTCTGCGGGTTCGTGTTGAAAAAGGGCTCGCCGAGTTGCGGGCCGGACGGAGTCCCGGTGCGCGCACGGTGGGGAGAGGCACCCGTGGCGGCGAGCCTTCACCGGCCGCCCGCCACGGCCCCGGGTATGGCCAGCGGCCTGTTCGCACGAGCGCTGAACGAGGCATTGCCCCTCTTGCCGGTGGAATCGGAAGACCGGCTGGACGACGCATCACTGTGCGAAAACTTCATCGAGCGGGTCCACGCGTATCGGGAGTGGCGCGAGTGCGCGGCCGAAGGGCCGTCCGTGTCACGACTCATGCAATTCCACGCATCCCACAAGCTCACCCTGCTGGCGCACAGCGAGAAGCGCCTGCGCCTTCTGGGGCACCTGCTGGCGGAGGCCGGGAACGATTCCCCCGAGGAGGTGACGGCCCGTTACGGCAGCGCATTCATGGAAGCGCTGGAACAGCCCGCGACGCGGGGGAGCAACGCCAACGCGTTGGAGCACCTGGCGGGCTTTCTCTCGTCCCGGCTGGACCGGGACAGCCGGGAAAGGCTCGCGCTCATGATTCACGACTACCGCTTGGGAAGAGTTCCGCTGTCCACGCCCGTGGCCTTGATACGCCGCCACGCAACCGAGCACCGAGTCGATTACGTGCTGCGTCAGAGCTTCCTGCACGCGCCCGCGACGTGGGACCCGCAGTAGGGGCGGTTTCCGCTAGCGCACGATCAGGACGGGACAGGCGATGGCTTCGAGGACTTCCCGGCGGCGGGGTGCGTCGAGGGCGGGGCAGTCGGCGGCCATGACCAGCACGGCGGCACCGGCTTCGCCGGCGAGGCGGCACACCTCGGGTGCGCGCGGGCGGACGCCGTAAAGGACCCGGGGGCTGACGCCCCGCGCGGCAAGGCGGGCCTCCACCTGCGCGCGAAGGGTCTCCGCCTCGGCCCGATCATCCGCGAGGATCAACACCGCCAGCCTCCCCTCGTGGAGGCCGAAGAAGTACAGTCCGGCATCCAGGGCGCGCCACGAGCCGATGCTGCCGTCGTGGCATACCAGCGGGACGCCGGCCAATAGAGCCCCGGGCTTCGATATGAGCACCGAGCGGGGGGCGCGTTCTGCCACCTCCCGGGCTGTTCGGGTCGACCGGGCAGCGCCCCACGGCGAGCGGGACCCGGAACTGACAATGACCAGATCGCCACCGCCCGCCGCCGTCACCATCTCGACGTCCACCTGGCCCTGCGCCGTGCGAAAGGAGTATTGCACGTGCACCCGTTCCGCAGCGGCGGCCAAGGCGCGCCGGGCGGCGAACTCACGTGTCCGGATGTCGGCCTCCAGCGCTTCGGCGGTGAAGTCGCGTCCCTGCCCGGTAAGGAACTGGATCTCCCGGCCCACCGGCAGGCGGGCCAAGTGAACGAGGTTGATGTCCCGGACGAAGACTCCCTCCAGCTCCGCCTGGAGGCGCGCCGCGAGCCGGGCCGCCGCCTCCAGGACGTTGCCGGCCTCGGGCGAGCCGTCCATGGCCACCACGATGCGGCGCACGTCGAAGGCCGGGGCCGGACGGCTCACGGGCGCGGCTCCTGGTCGCGCCCGCCGCCGGCGAACTCCCGCGCATTGCGGGCGAACTCGAGCAGGGTTGCCTGCGCCCGCCCGTTGACGGTGTCGGGGGGAAAGTTTCCCTGGTCGTCGGCGACACCCGCGGCCACGCCCGTGAGCAGCTCGATGCCCTGGTCGATGGTCTCCACCGGATAGACGTGGAAGTCGCCCCGGGCGGCGGCCTCCACCACGTCCCGGCGCAGCATCAGGTGCTTGACGTTGGCCGAGGGGATCAGCACCCCCTGGCGGCCGTTGAGGCCGCGCGCGCTGCAGATGTCGAAGAAGCCCTCGATCTTCTCGTTGACCCCGCCGATGGCCTGGACCTGCCCGTGCTGGTTGACCGAGCCGGTGACCGCCAGGGACTGGCGGATGGGAAGGCCGGAGAGGGCCGACAGGAGGGCATAGAGCTCGGTGGAGGACGCGCTGTCGCCGTCCACCCCGCCGTAGGACTGCTCGAACACCAGGCTGGCCGACAGGGCCAGCGGCTGGCGCCGGGCGAAGCGGGCACCGAGGAAACCCGACAGGATCAGGACGCCCTTGGAGTGCAGCGGCCCGCCCATCTCGACCTCGCGCTCGATGTCCAGCACCTCGCCGCGGCCCAGGCGCACCCGCGCGGTGATGCGGCTGGGCTTGCCGAACGCGAACTCGCCGAGCTGCAGCACGGACAACCCGTTCACCTGCCCTACCGTCTCGCCATCGGTGTCGATGAGCAGGGTCTCGCGCAGGATCTGCTCCTGGCTGCGCTCGCGCACCCGGTCGGCGCGCCGGGTCTGGGCGTCGATGGCCCGCTCCACGTCCCCGGCGCCGATCTCGTCCCTGCCCTCCCGGCCGGCCCAGTAGTCGGCCTCGTAGAGCAGGTCGTCGATGGCGCGCAGGCGCAGGGTCAGGCGCTCGGCGTCGGCGGCCAGCCGCGCCGCCCGCTCGATGACCCGCGCCGTGGCCTCCCGCGAAAGAGGCCGCAGTCCCTCGCGGCTCGCGGTGCCGGCG
Encoded here:
- a CDS encoding DUF523 and DUF1722 domain-containing protein is translated as MLRIGASSCLLGHRVRYDGGHKGHRTVTETLSRYFEIITVCPEMEVGMGVPREPVDLIGDPCAPRMMGQRSGRDWSGIMQRHGRRRAAEMERLGVCGFVLKKGSPSCGPDGVPVRARWGEAPVAASLHRPPATAPGMASGLFARALNEALPLLPVESEDRLDDASLCENFIERVHAYREWRECAAEGPSVSRLMQFHASHKLTLLAHSEKRLRLLGHLLAEAGNDSPEEVTARYGSAFMEALEQPATRGSNANALEHLAGFLSSRLDRDSRERLALMIHDYRLGRVPLSTPVALIRRHATEHRVDYVLRQSFLHAPATWDPQ
- a CDS encoding isocitrate lyase/phosphoenolpyruvate mutase family protein — translated: MTVTERRRQYRGLLQDSGCCHPASVFDPVSARLAEAAGFEIAMLAGSVASATVLGAPDIVVLTLTELAEQARRIVRAGRLPLMVDADHGYGNALSVMRTVAELEAAGVSALTIEDTRLPRAFGQERDGFISLEEFAGKVRAAVSARTDPELVVLGRTGVLATQGVDALAERVKACEAAGADGVFFTGVRSREQVAAIHAMTRLPVVLGTTPPELHDREFLAANGVRIALQGHMPFQVAVRALQDAYTHLRAGHPPAGLKDKAASPDVMKLVLDQERYDAWTDEFL
- a CDS encoding S1C family serine protease, with protein sequence MSKRVVLVILVLFLVVPAAVRGQEFTAETLDAVVKVRAQVPSEARTARTLGPLREGSGAIIDSKGLVLTIGYLILEASQVQVTDSSGRTVPAKVLGYDHASGFGLLRALSAVGGARPLSLGLSESLDQGAEVLILSHAENGPSGQGAYVVSRREFAGYWEYLLDKAIFTAPHHANFGGAALIDRSGRLLGIGSLQVPEAIPGQPVPGNMFVPIDLLKPILSDLAQKGSSGARRRPWLGVQMEEVGRHVVVRRVSRGGPAARSGLEPGQLIAGVGGAPVAGLADLYRKVWALGTPGVSVPLNVLKGVRVEEVQVVSGDRYDYLRLKPTVMSR
- a CDS encoding universal stress protein, encoding MSRPAPAFDVRRIVVAMDGSPEAGNVLEAAARLAARLQAELEGVFVRDINLVHLARLPVGREIQFLTGQGRDFTAEALEADIRTREFAARRALAAAAERVHVQYSFRTAQGQVDVEMVTAAGGGDLVIVSSGSRSPWGAARSTRTAREVAERAPRSVLISKPGALLAGVPLVCHDGSIGSWRALDAGLYFFGLHEGRLAVLILADDRAEAETLRAQVEARLAARGVSPRVLYGVRPRAPEVCRLAGEAGAAVLVMAADCPALDAPRRREVLEAIACPVLIVR
- a CDS encoding MFS transporter, whose amino-acid sequence is MTTNNAQRVGQVALGFLHMGFNRGIRGTYAVFYVALFQAFGWSRGVTATALSISVLVEGFSMPVAGSLVDRWGSRKTLVLGGILLAVGLGFSATVTSLWQLYIWVGVVTALGLGLMGMVPHVAIIARQFTRRRGLAMGLAWAGGGLGIAVLLPVAQFFVDIWGWRLAYVAMGVMAFVLVVLPSGVLMPRDPPSPRKAEAKPAAAGGEWTVWEALTSTMFWLLFVSRVFASMGNQIITNHQVAHAVDIGYDAFFAASILGLMGLFSIFGRVLFGFLTDVLSHQMTYTLVQLVSSAGILALVAAGDTSYPILLYAYAACYGLGQGSRALVLSAISADVFLGRDFGAIYGYFTLSIGVGGAVGIWLGGFLHDVFGNYTIPFMIAFANFVISIVMVWGIRFLKGTREQVFE